DNA sequence from the Arthrobacter crystallopoietes genome:
AGGTGGCCGAAGGTGAGGTGGTGTGCGTCATCGGGCCGTCCGGGTCCGGCAAGTCCACCTTCCTGCGCTGCCTGAACAAGCTGGAGGACATCACCGGCGGCAAGGTGGTGGTGGACGGGTTCGACCTCACCGATCCCAAGGTCAATCTGGACGAGGTCCGCCAGCACCTCGGCATGGTCTTCCAGCACTTCAACCTGTTCCCGCACATGACCGTGCTGGAGAACATCATGCTCGCGCCGGTGGAGCTGAAGCAGCTCAGCCGGCCGCAGGCCCGGAACAAGGCCCTGGAACTGCTTGAGCGCGTGGGCCTGTCCAACAAGGCCGACGCCAGGCCGGCGCAGCTCTCCGGCGGACAGAAACAGCGTGTAGCCATCGCCCGCTCGCTGGCGATGAACCCGGACATTATGCTCTTCGACGAGGCGACCAGCGCTTTGGACCCGGAGATGGTGGGCGAGGTGCTGCAGGTCATTAAGGACCTCGCTGCGGAAGGCATGACGATGGTGGTGGTTACGCACGAGATGGGCTTCGCCCGCGAAGTCGCCGACCGCGTCATCTTTATGGCCGAAGGCCTCATTGTCGAGGAAGGCAAGCCGGAGGACCTCTTCGGCGCTCCGCAGCAGACCCGCACCCAGGAGTTCCTGGCCAAGGTGCTCTGAAACGTCGGCGACGGTGCCCGCTCAAGGTGGGCGCCGTCGTCGTACGCGTCCTTCGACACAACGGTGGCCGCCCGCGCCCCGCTGCGGCTAGGCTGAGGCCAGGACCACTGCTAAAGGAGCGCAGCGACATGACTGATATCGATGTGATTGCCCGCGAGCATCTGAGTGCGGCGGGCAGCGCAACGCATGGCCGCAGTGCCGCGATGGTGGCCCAGGACGGTCCGCTGCGCCAAACGGTGCTTGCCCTGCGGGCAGGATCGGTCCTGGGCGAGCACAATGCTCCGCTGGCCGCGAGCATCTATGTCCTGGAGGGCTCGGTC
Encoded proteins:
- a CDS encoding amino acid ABC transporter ATP-binding protein; translation: MSKINVAGLTKSFGSNEVLKGLDVEVAEGEVVCVIGPSGSGKSTFLRCLNKLEDITGGKVVVDGFDLTDPKVNLDEVRQHLGMVFQHFNLFPHMTVLENIMLAPVELKQLSRPQARNKALELLERVGLSNKADARPAQLSGGQKQRVAIARSLAMNPDIMLFDEATSALDPEMVGEVLQVIKDLAAEGMTMVVVTHEMGFAREVADRVIFMAEGLIVEEGKPEDLFGAPQQTRTQEFLAKVL
- a CDS encoding cupin, encoding MTDIDVIAREHLSAAGSATHGRSAAMVAQDGPLRQTVLALRAGSVLGEHNAPLAASIYVLEGSVTVVSASGRLVVNENQLEIIPQERHSVEANEDSVFLLTAVTETHLDSGSSKA